One region of Polaribacter pectinis genomic DNA includes:
- a CDS encoding HlyD family secretion protein, with product MLNISNNQLNKKVDLKKFKSGKEIFSKEYYKAFNKFLLAAAILGFIVLFLPWTQNITSQGQVTTLTPNQRPQTIQSQIPGRIEEWLVHEGDFVKKGDTILRISEVKSDYFDSRLIERTNEQINAKSSSVNAYSGKVLALERQIAALKNERQLKIQQTRNKLLQSKLKVKSDSIDYEAAKTNTKIAERQFNRTETLQTEGLKAVKDVEEKRLKLQETQAKLISQENKLLASRNNILNAELELSRIGATYTDKISKAQSDMFTAQSSGFDAKAQVSKLENSNSNYKARNSLLFITAPQNGYINKVIKGGIGGTFKEGEDLVGIMPEKYDLAVETYVRPIDLPLLHVGEKVRVQFDGWPAIVFSGWPNVSYGTYGAKVVAIENFISDNGKYRILLAPDNKDQTWPTAIRVGSGARTIALLEDVPIWFELWRQLNSFPPNYYQPAGNNKGDKSDKK from the coding sequence ATGTTAAACATTTCTAACAATCAATTAAATAAAAAAGTAGATTTAAAAAAGTTTAAATCTGGAAAAGAAATTTTCAGCAAAGAATATTATAAAGCTTTTAATAAGTTTCTATTAGCCGCTGCAATTTTAGGTTTTATTGTACTTTTTTTACCTTGGACACAGAATATAACCAGTCAAGGTCAAGTAACTACTTTAACACCAAATCAAAGACCACAAACCATTCAATCTCAAATTCCTGGTAGAATTGAAGAATGGCTTGTGCATGAAGGAGATTTTGTAAAAAAAGGAGATACTATTTTAAGAATTTCTGAAGTTAAAAGTGATTATTTTGATTCGCGTTTAATTGAAAGAACTAATGAACAAATTAATGCAAAATCATCTTCTGTTAACGCTTATAGTGGAAAAGTTTTGGCATTAGAAAGACAAATTGCTGCTTTAAAAAATGAACGTCAATTAAAGATTCAACAAACAAGAAATAAATTATTGCAATCTAAACTAAAAGTAAAAAGCGATAGTATAGATTATGAAGCGGCAAAAACAAATACTAAAATTGCAGAAAGGCAATTTAATAGAACAGAAACTTTACAAACAGAAGGCTTAAAAGCTGTTAAAGATGTTGAAGAAAAACGTTTAAAATTACAAGAAACGCAGGCTAAATTAATTTCTCAAGAAAATAAATTATTAGCAAGCAGAAATAATATTTTAAACGCAGAATTAGAATTATCACGAATTGGTGCAACATATACAGATAAAATATCAAAAGCACAAAGCGATATGTTTACTGCTCAATCTAGCGGTTTTGATGCAAAAGCTCAAGTTTCTAAATTAGAAAACAGCAATAGTAATTACAAAGCTAGAAATAGTTTATTATTTATAACTGCTCCGCAAAACGGATACATTAACAAAGTAATAAAAGGTGGAATTGGTGGTACTTTTAAAGAAGGTGAAGATTTGGTTGGCATTATGCCAGAAAAATACGATTTAGCTGTAGAAACCTATGTAAGACCAATAGATTTACCTCTTTTACATGTTGGCGAAAAAGTAAGAGTTCAATTCGATGGTTGGCCTGCAATTGTATTCTCTGGATGGCCTAACGTTTCTTACGGAACATATGGTGCAAAAGTAGTTGCAATAGAAAACTTTATTAGCGATAATGGAAAATACAGAATTTTGTTAGCACCAGATAACAAAGACCAAACTTGGCCAACAGCCATTAGAGTTGGTTCTGGAGCAAGAACAATTGCATTATTAGAAGATGTACCAATTTGGTTCGAGCTTTGGAGACAACTTAACAGCTTCCCACCTAACTATTATCAACCAGCAGGAAATAATAAAGGAGATAAATCTGATAAGAAATAA
- a CDS encoding peptidase domain-containing ABC transporter, producing the protein MENKQLSPWKRFLGLLQLERKDIFQILYYAIFGGVVALSLPLGIQAIINLIQGAQISTSWVVLVVLVTIGVIFSGALQLMQLRIIETIQQRIFTRASFELSYRFPKIKMNELHNYYPPELANRFFDTLTIQKGLAKILIDVPTALLQILFALILLSFYHPFFIIFGILLLLLIFIVFKFTAQKGLETSLVESKNKYKVAHWIQEIARTVVSFKLSGNTNLAMQKNDALVEEYLISRENHFKILVIQFIQMISFKVIVTASLLLIGGALVLNQEMNIGQFVAAEIIILLVIASVEKLIIGLESFYDVLTSIEKIGQVVDKELEPQEGERPLFKDGLIIELDSVSYSVNDREKHIIKNISLTIEPSSRILVMGESGAGKSSLLRLIAGVIQPTAGNIYINNLSLNSLHLNHYRSQLGLSLSEETPFEGTIRENLIFGNKAIKDDIIYEALDAVGLNQFLKEQPNGLDTIIHPEGKQMSYTKAKKLILARAIIKQPKVMILEDPLDQFNLDETLKIIDYLTNPKQPWALIVVSSKKSWKSQCNQKITLEKGKIKSIKN; encoded by the coding sequence ATGGAAAACAAACAATTATCTCCTTGGAAACGCTTTCTAGGTTTATTACAATTAGAAAGAAAAGATATTTTTCAGATTTTATATTATGCCATTTTTGGAGGAGTTGTGGCACTATCTTTACCTCTTGGAATTCAAGCTATTATTAATCTTATTCAAGGTGCACAAATTTCTACATCTTGGGTAGTTTTGGTTGTTTTAGTAACTATTGGTGTTATTTTTTCTGGAGCATTGCAACTTATGCAATTAAGAATTATAGAAACCATTCAACAAAGAATTTTTACAAGAGCTTCTTTTGAATTGAGTTATCGTTTTCCAAAAATAAAAATGAATGAGTTACACAATTATTATCCACCAGAATTGGCAAATCGTTTTTTTGATACATTAACTATCCAAAAAGGTTTAGCAAAAATTTTAATTGATGTACCTACTGCTCTTTTACAAATACTTTTTGCATTGATTTTGCTATCTTTTTACCATCCATTTTTTATCATATTCGGTATACTTTTATTGTTGCTAATTTTTATCGTTTTTAAATTTACAGCTCAAAAAGGATTAGAAACCAGTTTAGTGGAATCTAAAAATAAATATAAAGTTGCACACTGGATTCAAGAAATAGCAAGAACAGTAGTAAGTTTTAAGCTTTCTGGAAATACAAATTTGGCAATGCAAAAAAATGATGCATTAGTTGAGGAATATTTAATATCTAGAGAAAATCACTTTAAAATTTTAGTCATTCAATTTATACAAATGATTAGTTTTAAAGTCATTGTAACAGCTAGTTTGCTTTTAATTGGTGGGGCATTAGTTTTAAATCAAGAAATGAATATTGGACAATTTGTTGCTGCAGAAATTATTATTCTTTTAGTAATTGCTTCTGTAGAAAAACTAATTATTGGTTTAGAATCTTTTTATGATGTTTTAACTTCCATAGAAAAAATTGGACAAGTTGTAGACAAAGAATTAGAACCACAAGAAGGAGAAAGACCATTGTTTAAAGACGGTTTAATTATTGAGCTAGATAGCGTTTCTTACAGCGTAAATGATAGAGAAAAGCATATTATTAAAAACATATCTTTAACCATAGAACCATCTAGTAGAATACTTGTTATGGGAGAAAGTGGTGCTGGAAAATCTAGTTTATTACGCTTAATTGCTGGTGTAATTCAACCAACTGCAGGTAACATCTATATTAACAACTTATCATTAAACAGTTTACATTTAAATCATTATCGTTCTCAATTAGGTTTATCCCTTTCTGAAGAAACCCCTTTTGAAGGGACAATTAGAGAAAATTTAATTTTTGGAAATAAAGCTATAAAAGATGATATAATTTATGAAGCTTTAGATGCAGTAGGATTAAATCAATTCTTAAAAGAACAACCCAATGGTTTGGACACGATTATTCATCCAGAAGGTAAACAGATGTCTTATACGAAAGCTAAAAAATTAATTTTAGCCAGAGCTATTATCAAACAACCAAAAGTTATGATTTTAGAAGACCCACTAGATCAATTTAATTTAGACGAAACTTTAAAGATTATCGATTATTTAACAAACCCTAAACAACCCTGGGCTTTAATAGTAGTAAGTAGCAAAAAAAGCTGGAAATCTCAATGTAATCAAAAAATTACGTTAGAAAAAGGTAAGATTAAATCTATAAAAAACTAA
- a CDS encoding TetR/AcrR family transcriptional regulator yields the protein MKNSSSLIKISIPEKIYIKDPETSNLGKRIVENSILLIDEIGFESFTFKKLGSKIGSNESSIYRYFESKHKLLLYLSCWYWAWLEYQLVIETFNISNVEEKLKKAIAVVTKKVKLDSKFAHINEISLYKIIINESSKSFLTKNVDLENKEGYFEIYKRLISRLERMILDIKPDYSFALNLASTILEGGLHQHYLIEHFPSITNFRKGESPTDFFIQLTKNSLL from the coding sequence ATGAAAAACTCATCATCATTAATAAAGATTTCCATACCAGAAAAAATCTATATAAAAGACCCTGAAACATCAAATCTTGGTAAAAGAATTGTAGAAAACAGTATTTTACTTATTGATGAAATTGGTTTTGAGAGTTTTACTTTTAAAAAATTAGGAAGCAAAATTGGTTCTAATGAAAGTTCTATTTATAGATATTTTGAAAGCAAACATAAGCTGCTTTTATATTTATCATGTTGGTATTGGGCTTGGTTAGAATATCAACTAGTTATTGAAACCTTTAATATTTCTAATGTTGAAGAAAAATTAAAAAAAGCAATAGCAGTAGTTACTAAAAAAGTAAAATTAGATAGTAAATTTGCACATATTAATGAAATTTCACTCTATAAAATAATTATTAATGAAAGTTCAAAATCATTTTTAACAAAAAATGTAGATTTGGAAAACAAAGAGGGATATTTCGAAATATATAAAAGGCTAATTTCTAGATTGGAAAGAATGATATTAGACATAAAACCAGATTACAGTTTTGCTTTAAATTTAGCAAGTACAATTTTAGAAGGTGGCTTGCATCAGCATTATTTAATAGAACATTTTCCATCAATCACCAATTTCAGGAAAGGAGAATCTCCAACAGATTTTTTTATACAACTAACTAAAAACTCTTTATTATAA
- a CDS encoding cold-shock protein yields the protein MAKSQQTFSKSEKEKKRLKKRLDKQKKMDARKAEKEENGSTGIQFAYVDHNGNLTDTPPDPELKVEIELEDIEISVTKKEDLPEEDPVRKGKVSFFDSSKGFGFIIDTENNEKYFTHISGIIDEITENDKVSFELEKGMRGMNAVKVKKI from the coding sequence ATGGCAAAATCGCAACAAACATTTAGTAAAAGTGAAAAAGAAAAAAAACGTTTAAAGAAGCGTTTAGATAAGCAGAAAAAAATGGACGCTAGAAAGGCGGAAAAAGAAGAAAACGGATCAACAGGAATTCAGTTTGCATATGTAGATCATAATGGAAACTTAACAGATACTCCACCAGATCCAGAATTGAAAGTAGAAATCGAATTAGAAGATATAGAAATTTCTGTAACTAAAAAAGAAGATTTACCAGAAGAAGACCCAGTTAGAAAAGGAAAAGTTTCATTTTTTGATTCTTCTAAAGGTTTCGGTTTTATTATCGATACTGAAAATAACGAAAAATATTTTACACACATCAGTGGTATTATTGATGAGATTACAGAAAACGACAAAGTTTCTTTTGAATTAGAAAAAGGAATGCGTGGAATGAATGCTGTAAAAGTTAAGAAAATTTAA
- a CDS encoding outer membrane beta-barrel family protein yields MKLRQNVFLVLFLFSIQLISAQIKGKIVDGEDNYPLEYASVALYNSQSKTLINGVVTDNKGQFLITSVKSGTYYIEASFLGYQTKTIQSIVINKNGEFKDVGTIKLSLGTTNQLNEVVVKTEKQTVSHKIDRQVFDTKKYQTAVGGNAVDIVKNLPSVTIDGLGEISVRGSKGFTVLINGKPTQGDASAILAQLPANALQSIELITAPSAKYDPEGKGGILNILTKKGAINGTFAQINVRGGFPSIEDYDTKVAAQRYGIDATVNKRTDNWNISVGASYQRNDKTGRREGDMFIVNTPEDKTTFLPSDGERSFDEITYNGRFNVDYTPNKNDNFSLGFFAGKRTKERLADIVYFDNHAISPIGSNNREYTFAYYNHNLRVRKGDFALGSFDYSHKFDNKSKISTSILYEYTFLGGPTENDNLGFPDNNIVYQKEFNTNDNPLYGTRFNLDYQWKPFELGTLETGYQYRDLDHTGKFVYERDGVLVPEFSSDVSLKRVIHSSYAQITGTKNKWDYAAGLRLESMDREYKEALQSETTENVYDYDFVKLFPSASLQYKIDDKTNIKTAYSKRVERTTTFKMNSFAEREHSEVFEQGDNTLLPEFIDLVELGFTKKLKKGNSIYATAYYRHVNNVINRVNTLAYESNGAVLDSIINRVYSNVGKSNSIGIEVGATIKPTKNWTNFIGVNVYNYAIDGVLNFRHRDGVERNYDIDSKSTIYSFNLNSTYNFWENASLQFTFNYLSDRNTAMGEDSRFYSPNLTFRKTFMDNRLTATLQWQNIDMGLFKTNEQRITTSRPNQFFTTTNYVYEVDMVSLNLSYTFNAAKNKSKFIDSEFGKREF; encoded by the coding sequence ATGAAATTAAGACAAAATGTTTTTCTAGTATTATTTTTATTTTCGATACAACTAATATCTGCCCAAATAAAAGGAAAAATTGTTGATGGAGAAGATAATTATCCATTAGAATATGCTAGTGTAGCTTTATATAATTCTCAAAGTAAAACTTTAATTAATGGTGTTGTCACAGATAATAAAGGTCAGTTTTTAATTACCAGTGTAAAATCTGGAACCTATTATATAGAAGCTTCTTTTCTTGGTTATCAGACAAAAACTATACAGTCTATTGTTATCAACAAAAACGGAGAATTTAAAGATGTAGGAACCATAAAATTAAGTTTAGGTACTACAAATCAATTAAATGAAGTAGTTGTTAAAACAGAAAAACAAACGGTTTCTCATAAAATTGATCGACAAGTTTTCGATACTAAAAAATATCAAACAGCTGTTGGTGGAAATGCTGTAGATATTGTAAAAAATTTACCTTCAGTTACAATAGATGGTTTAGGAGAAATAAGTGTAAGAGGAAGTAAAGGTTTTACCGTTTTAATAAATGGCAAACCAACACAAGGAGATGCAAGTGCAATTCTAGCACAATTACCAGCTAATGCATTGCAATCTATAGAGTTAATTACTGCACCTTCTGCAAAATATGATCCTGAAGGAAAAGGAGGAATACTAAACATACTCACAAAAAAAGGAGCAATTAACGGAACATTTGCTCAAATTAATGTTCGTGGTGGATTTCCTTCGATTGAAGATTATGACACAAAAGTAGCAGCACAGAGATATGGAATTGATGCAACTGTAAATAAAAGAACAGATAATTGGAATATTTCTGTTGGAGCAAGTTATCAAAGAAATGATAAAACCGGTAGAAGAGAAGGAGACATGTTTATTGTAAATACTCCAGAAGACAAAACAACTTTTTTACCTTCTGATGGAGAACGTAGTTTCGATGAAATTACCTATAATGGACGTTTTAACGTAGATTATACGCCAAATAAAAATGATAATTTTTCTTTAGGATTTTTTGCAGGAAAAAGAACAAAAGAACGTTTGGCAGATATTGTTTACTTCGATAATCATGCAATTTCTCCAATTGGGAGTAACAATCGTGAATATACATTTGCATATTACAATCATAATTTAAGAGTTAGAAAAGGAGATTTTGCTTTAGGAAGTTTCGATTATTCGCATAAATTTGATAATAAATCTAAAATTTCTACTTCTATATTATATGAATACACTTTTTTAGGCGGACCAACAGAAAATGATAATTTAGGTTTTCCAGATAATAATATTGTGTATCAAAAAGAATTCAATACAAACGACAATCCTTTATATGGAACACGTTTTAATTTAGATTATCAATGGAAACCTTTTGAATTAGGAACTTTAGAAACAGGTTATCAATACAGGGATTTAGATCACACAGGAAAATTCGTTTATGAAAGAGATGGTGTTTTAGTACCTGAATTTTCTAGTGATGTTAGTTTAAAAAGAGTAATTCATTCTAGTTATGCACAAATTACTGGAACAAAAAATAAATGGGATTACGCAGCTGGTTTACGTTTAGAATCAATGGATAGAGAGTATAAAGAAGCTTTACAGAGTGAAACTACAGAAAACGTGTATGATTATGATTTTGTAAAGTTATTCCCTTCAGCATCTTTACAATATAAAATTGATGATAAAACAAACATAAAAACTGCATATAGTAAAAGAGTAGAAAGAACAACAACTTTTAAGATGAATAGTTTTGCAGAACGCGAACATTCAGAAGTTTTTGAGCAAGGAGATAATACGTTGTTGCCAGAATTTATAGATTTAGTTGAATTAGGCTTCACAAAAAAACTAAAAAAAGGAAATTCCATTTATGCAACTGCATATTATAGACATGTAAATAATGTTATAAATCGTGTAAATACATTAGCCTACGAAAGTAATGGTGCTGTTTTAGACAGTATTATAAACAGAGTATATTCTAATGTTGGTAAAAGTAATTCAATTGGTATTGAAGTTGGAGCAACTATAAAACCAACAAAAAATTGGACAAACTTCATCGGTGTAAACGTTTATAATTACGCTATTGATGGTGTTTTAAACTTTAGACATAGAGATGGAGTAGAAAGAAATTATGATATTGATTCAAAATCTACTATTTATTCTTTCAATTTAAATTCTACGTATAATTTCTGGGAAAATGCTTCTTTGCAATTTACGTTTAATTATTTATCTGATAGAAATACAGCAATGGGTGAAGATTCTCGTTTTTACTCGCCAAATTTAACGTTTAGAAAAACGTTTATGGACAATCGTTTAACAGCTACTTTACAGTGGCAAAATATAGATATGGGCTTATTTAAGACGAATGAACAACGAATTACTACATCTAGACCAAATCAATTTTTTACAACTACAAACTATGTCTATGAAGTAGATATGGTTTCTTTAAACCTTTCTTATACATTTAATGCAGCTAAAAATAAATCAAAATTTATTGATAGTGAATTTGGGAAACGTGAGTTTTAA
- the aroB gene encoding 3-dehydroquinate synthase — translation MKTIQAASYPVHFQEEAYKKLSNLIVKNDYSTIFILVDENTFEHCYPKFIPNLETNKRIEVIEIESGEINKNIETCIGVWNAITELGGDRKSLLITLGGGVITDLGGFVASCFKRGIDFVNIPTTLLSMVDASVGGKTGVDLGVLKNQIGLFSNPEMVLVDADYLTTVTEREIKSGMAEIIKYGVTYDIKLFNEVKLNKGLHINELIFRSVEIKNEVVLQDPKEKSLRKILNFGHTIGHAIESFYLESADKENLTHGEAIAIGMVCESYISSKLLNFPETKLNEIKEVVLSIYDKINLLKEDFSGIMELLKHDKKNVNGQVNFVLLNDYENHKLDCKVSEDLIVESMEFYNS, via the coding sequence ATGAAAACTATTCAAGCCGCAAGTTATCCTGTTCATTTTCAAGAAGAAGCGTATAAAAAGCTATCTAATTTAATTGTTAAAAATGATTACTCTACTATATTTATTTTAGTAGATGAGAATACTTTTGAACATTGTTACCCTAAATTTATACCAAATTTAGAAACAAATAAGAGAATCGAAGTCATAGAAATTGAGTCTGGAGAGATTAATAAAAATATTGAAACTTGTATTGGTGTCTGGAACGCAATTACAGAACTTGGTGGTGATAGAAAAAGTTTACTAATTACTTTGGGTGGTGGAGTAATAACAGATTTAGGTGGTTTTGTGGCTTCTTGTTTTAAACGTGGAATCGACTTTGTAAATATACCAACAACTTTACTTTCTATGGTTGATGCTTCTGTTGGTGGAAAAACTGGAGTTGATTTAGGAGTTTTAAAAAACCAGATTGGTTTGTTTTCTAACCCAGAAATGGTTTTGGTAGATGCAGATTATTTAACGACTGTAACAGAAAGAGAAATTAAATCTGGAATGGCAGAAATCATTAAATATGGTGTTACTTATGATATTAAACTATTTAATGAGGTAAAACTAAACAAAGGACTACATATCAACGAATTAATATTTAGATCTGTTGAAATAAAAAATGAAGTTGTTCTACAAGATCCGAAAGAAAAAAGTTTGCGTAAAATATTAAATTTTGGACATACAATTGGGCATGCAATTGAGTCTTTTTATTTAGAATCGGCAGATAAGGAAAACTTAACTCATGGTGAAGCAATTGCTATTGGAATGGTTTGTGAAAGCTATATTTCTAGTAAACTTCTAAATTTTCCAGAAACCAAATTAAACGAAATAAAAGAGGTTGTTTTATCTATTTATGATAAAATAAATCTTTTAAAAGAAGATTTTTCTGGAATTATGGAATTATTAAAACATGATAAGAAAAACGTAAACGGACAAGTAAATTTTGTGCTTTTAAACGATTATGAAAATCATAAATTAGATTGTAAAGTCTCTGAAGATTTAATTGTTGAGAGTATGGAATTTTATAATTCGTAA
- a CDS encoding proline dehydrogenase family protein, which produces MKLFDNTEVAFALKSDSQLERAYFLFKMIQNQPMVRIGSAVTNFALKAHLPIEGLIRSTVFDHFCGGVTEEDCLPIIDNMHTNGNVHSVLDYSVEGKDKEVSFDGALKIILKIVDFCEEKKSIPFAVFKPSGFGRFGLYQKISEGKELTKDEEAEWERVLNRFHTVCKAALKKDVPLLIDAEESWMQKAADDLIESLMETYNKEKAIVFNTLQMYRHDRMEYLKELRSRAHQKGFYIGMKVVRGAYMEKERERAEEKGYPSPICENKEATDLNYDEAIKYMMEHPRMALFAGTHNEESSYLVMDLAKKYGIKENDKRLWFGQLFGMSDHISYNLANQGYNVAKYLPFGPVRDVMPYLIRRAEENTSVAGQTSRELNLLKTERKRRKL; this is translated from the coding sequence ATGAAACTTTTCGACAATACAGAAGTAGCTTTTGCTTTAAAATCAGATTCACAATTAGAACGCGCTTATTTTTTGTTTAAAATGATACAAAACCAACCAATGGTAAGAATTGGTAGTGCTGTAACTAATTTTGCTTTAAAAGCACATTTGCCAATAGAAGGCCTAATCCGTTCAACGGTTTTCGACCATTTTTGTGGTGGTGTAACAGAAGAAGATTGTTTACCAATCATAGATAATATGCATACAAATGGTAACGTGCATAGTGTTTTAGACTATTCTGTAGAAGGAAAAGACAAAGAAGTAAGTTTTGATGGAGCTTTAAAAATCATTTTAAAAATTGTTGATTTTTGTGAAGAAAAAAAGTCAATTCCATTTGCTGTTTTTAAACCATCAGGATTTGGACGTTTTGGTTTGTATCAAAAAATATCTGAAGGAAAAGAATTAACAAAAGACGAAGAAGCAGAGTGGGAGCGTGTTTTAAATCGTTTTCATACAGTTTGTAAAGCTGCTCTTAAAAAAGATGTTCCATTATTAATAGATGCAGAAGAAAGTTGGATGCAAAAAGCTGCCGATGATCTTATAGAATCTTTAATGGAAACATATAATAAAGAAAAAGCTATTGTTTTTAATACATTACAAATGTATAGACATGATAGAATGGAATATTTAAAAGAGTTACGTTCTAGAGCTCATCAAAAAGGGTTTTACATTGGTATGAAAGTAGTTCGTGGTGCTTACATGGAAAAAGAACGAGAAAGAGCAGAAGAAAAAGGATATCCTTCACCAATTTGTGAAAACAAAGAAGCAACAGATCTAAATTATGATGAAGCCATAAAATACATGATGGAACATCCAAGAATGGCACTTTTTGCAGGAACTCATAATGAAGAAAGCTCCTATTTAGTTATGGATTTAGCTAAAAAATACGGAATTAAAGAAAATGATAAAAGACTGTGGTTTGGGCAATTATTTGGTATGAGCGATCATATTAGCTATAATTTAGCAAACCAAGGTTACAATGTTGCAAAATATTTACCTTTTGGTCCAGTTAGAGATGTTATGCCGTATTTAATTCGTAGAGCAGAAGAAAATACTTCTGTTGCAGGACAAACAAGTAGAGAATTAAATTTATTGAAAACAGAGCGTAAACGCAGAAAATTGTAA
- a CDS encoding LETM1 domain-containing protein, which produces MKTVEEIRILLHKNKLRLHQEISQSKEAMHLIRKSTHSKLTFEEKEKIKIQLLDICKSIPALAVFLLPGGALLLPLLIKLIPDILPSAFQDNPKNE; this is translated from the coding sequence ATGAAAACCGTAGAAGAAATTAGAATATTGCTCCATAAAAACAAATTGAGATTACATCAAGAAATCTCTCAAAGCAAGGAAGCGATGCATTTAATTAGAAAATCTACACACTCGAAGTTAACATTTGAAGAGAAGGAAAAAATAAAAATTCAACTGTTAGATATTTGTAAGTCGATACCAGCATTGGCAGTTTTTTTATTGCCTGGAGGTGCATTATTGCTACCATTACTAATAAAATTAATTCCAGATATTTTACCCTCTGCATTTCAAGACAATCCTAAAAATGAATAA